The following coding sequences are from one Sander lucioperca isolate FBNREF2018 chromosome 2, SLUC_FBN_1.2, whole genome shotgun sequence window:
- the LOC116045103 gene encoding homeobox protein Dlx4a-like, translating to MMTMSSISDTLVPPDPSKSAFLEFGGHGYTGHQQHSPGLSHNHYSVHGLHAVGSTQHDGPFSTGASSYGRPLGYPAYHSPVTAHHPGAYLPYQHSGHGGALGHTRLEDADHEKPTTVIENGEVRLNGKGKKIRKPRTIYSSLQLQALNQRFQQTQYLALPERADLAAKLGLTQTQVKIWFQNKRSKFKKIMKNGPCGPEGDHLAPPPPSSASPCSLWDISMAAKGAPVHSGGYMNNFAHWYPGHQQDSMPRTQMM from the exons ATGATGACTATGAGCTCTATATCGGACACTTTAGTCCCCCCTGACCCGTCCAAATCGGCGTTTTTGGAGTTCGGCGGCCACGGCTACACCGGACACCAGCAGCACTCCCCCGGCCTGTCCCACAACCATTACTCGGTCCACGGTCTGCACGCCGTCGGTTCCACGCAGCACGACGGGCCCTTCTCCACTGGTGCATCATCGTACGGTCGCCCGCTGGGATACCCGGCCTATCACAGCCCCGTGACCGCGCACCACCCTGGGGCCTACCTGCCCTATCAGCACAGTGGTCACGGCGGCGCGCTTGGACACACCAGACTGGAAGATGCGG ATCACGAGAAGCCCACGACGGTGATAGAGAACGGGGAGGTGAGGCTCAACGGGAAGGGGAAGAAGATCAGGAAGCCTCGGACCATTTACTCCAGCCTGCAGCTCCAGGCCCTCAACCAGCGCTTCCAGCAGACCCAGTACCTCGCCCTGCCCGAGAGGGCCGACCTGGCGGCCAAACTGGGCCTGACACAGACCCAg GTGAAAATATGGTTCCAAAACAAACGCTCCAAATTTAAGAAGATCATGAAGAATGGGCCCTGTGGACCTGAGGGAGACCATCTGGCCCCCCCGCCGCCGTCCTCCGCCTCTCCCTGCTCCCTGTGGGACATCAGCATGGCAGCCAAAGGCGCGCCGGTGCACTCGGGTGGATACATGAACAATTTTGCTCACTGGTACCCCGGACACCAGCAGGACTCCATGCCCAGGACTCAGATGATGTGA